One stretch of Variovorax sp. TBS-050B DNA includes these proteins:
- a CDS encoding ABC transporter permease codes for MTRRTAGDWLGSLAVFGALVALWWAASHAGWVSRVFLPTPEATLASLREGLGLAGGSDQGELLGFTQATVGRMVQGWLLASLFGVLLGAAIGVSPAVRAWVQPTLEFVRPLPASALLPLAISVFGLNPGMVLFVVAFGAMWPVLLATVHGFAAVEPRLAEVARCLQMSRAAFVWKMGLPNALPDILAGMRLALTIALIVAVVGEMIASQSGLGQAILLAARAFRASDLFAGIVLLGLIGFLSNALLAFAEHRLLRWQRP; via the coding sequence ATGACGCGCCGCACCGCGGGGGACTGGCTCGGTTCGCTCGCCGTCTTCGGCGCGCTGGTCGCGCTGTGGTGGGCCGCGAGCCATGCGGGCTGGGTGAGCCGGGTGTTCCTGCCCACGCCCGAGGCCACGCTCGCGAGCCTGCGCGAAGGGCTCGGCCTGGCCGGCGGCTCGGACCAGGGCGAACTGCTCGGCTTCACGCAGGCCACCGTCGGGCGCATGGTGCAGGGCTGGCTGCTCGCCTCGCTCTTCGGCGTGCTGCTGGGCGCGGCGATCGGCGTGTCGCCCGCGGTGCGCGCCTGGGTGCAGCCGACGCTCGAATTCGTGCGGCCGCTGCCCGCGTCGGCACTGCTGCCGCTCGCGATCTCGGTGTTCGGCCTCAACCCGGGCATGGTGCTGTTCGTGGTGGCCTTCGGCGCGATGTGGCCGGTGCTGCTGGCAACCGTGCACGGCTTCGCGGCCGTGGAGCCGCGGCTCGCGGAAGTCGCGCGCTGCCTGCAGATGTCGCGCGCCGCCTTCGTCTGGAAGATGGGCCTGCCCAATGCCCTGCCCGACATCCTCGCCGGCATGCGGCTCGCGCTGACCATCGCGCTCATCGTCGCGGTGGTCGGCGAGATGATCGCCTCGCAGAGCGGCCTGGGCCAGGCCATCCTGCTCGCGGCGCGGGCCTTTCGGGCGAGCGACCTCTTCGCGGGGATCGTGCTGCTGGGGCTGATCGGCTTCCTGAGCAATGCCTTGCTGGCTTTTGCGGAACACAGGCTGCTGCGATGGCAACGGCCCTGA
- a CDS encoding ABC transporter permease subunit: MIRRSPRLRALRVAPPTPSPGATPAARPSRFRGVSRVVRPLVLPLVLIALFECYARRAAALGSDALAPPSAAAKAFAGAALDGSLWQATGFTLGTAALGLLIGAVLGMALGIALGLSRRAAQLGALSIEVLRPVPSVALIPLAMLAFGFGVRMEVAIVAFATFWPLLVLVQSAVQQVEPRLLELSRVLQLSARDRAFKIVLPAIVPRLFVALRLGVAVALVVAVTVEIAANPHGMGYAMMIAQQSFDPALMLAWLGWIGVVGFAVNAGMLGLQRAVARRMGVLP; encoded by the coding sequence ATGATTAGGCGCTCCCCCAGGCTTCGCGCACTGCGTGTCGCTCCGCCAACCCCCTCGCCGGGGGCAACACCGGCGGCCCGGCCAAGCCGATTCCGCGGTGTTTCGCGCGTGGTCCGTCCGCTGGTCCTGCCGCTTGTCCTGATTGCGCTCTTCGAGTGCTACGCGCGCCGTGCCGCGGCGCTCGGCAGCGATGCGCTGGCGCCGCCGAGCGCGGCGGCGAAGGCTTTCGCGGGCGCGGCGCTCGACGGGTCGCTGTGGCAGGCCACGGGATTCACGCTCGGCACGGCGGCGCTGGGGCTGCTGATCGGCGCGGTGCTCGGCATGGCGCTGGGCATCGCGCTCGGGCTCTCGCGGCGCGCGGCGCAGCTCGGCGCGCTGTCGATCGAGGTGCTGCGCCCGGTGCCCTCGGTGGCGCTGATTCCACTCGCGATGCTGGCCTTCGGCTTCGGCGTGCGCATGGAGGTCGCGATCGTCGCCTTCGCCACCTTCTGGCCGCTGCTGGTGCTGGTGCAGTCGGCGGTGCAGCAGGTGGAGCCGCGGCTGCTCGAACTGAGCCGCGTGCTGCAGCTCTCGGCGCGCGACCGCGCCTTCAAGATCGTGCTGCCGGCGATCGTGCCGCGGCTCTTCGTGGCGCTGCGGCTCGGCGTGGCGGTGGCGCTGGTGGTGGCCGTGACGGTGGAGATCGCGGCCAATCCGCACGGCATGGGCTACGCGATGATGATCGCGCAGCAGAGCTTCGACCCGGCGCTGATGCTCGCCTGGCTGGGCTGGATCGGCGTGGTGGGCTTTGCGGTCAACGCGGGCATGTTGGGGCTGCAGCGCGCGGTCGCGCGGCGCATGGGGGTGCTGCCATGA
- a CDS encoding ABC transporter ATP-binding protein: MSVAADFLRFDEVAIRLGGREILSPTSFDVARGEFVCIVGPSGCGKTTLLRAASGLVAPGAGEVRRNGMPMKAPSREVAFVFQDYGRALLPWRTVEGNVSLALEAAGVLAAARAPRIAEVLAKVGLAKHAQKFPVQLSGGMQQRAQIARCLAQKPELMMMDEPFGALDALTRQSLQDELARLVRDDGLTVLFVTHDLEEAIYLGDRVIALQANPGPGRPSLARMIEVKIPRPRDQLTTKEHPEYLRLRRELFAFIEQSHD, translated from the coding sequence GTGAGCGTCGCCGCCGATTTCCTGCGCTTCGACGAGGTCGCGATCCGGCTCGGCGGGCGCGAGATCCTCTCGCCGACGTCCTTCGACGTGGCGCGCGGCGAGTTCGTCTGCATCGTGGGCCCGAGCGGCTGCGGCAAGACCACGCTGCTGCGCGCGGCGAGCGGGCTGGTGGCGCCGGGCGCCGGCGAGGTGCGGCGCAACGGCATGCCGATGAAGGCGCCGTCGCGCGAGGTGGCTTTCGTGTTCCAGGACTACGGCCGCGCGCTGCTGCCCTGGCGCACGGTCGAAGGCAACGTGAGCCTCGCGCTCGAAGCGGCCGGCGTGCTCGCGGCCGCGCGCGCGCCGCGCATCGCCGAGGTGCTCGCCAAGGTCGGGCTCGCGAAGCATGCGCAGAAGTTTCCGGTGCAGCTGTCGGGCGGCATGCAGCAGCGCGCGCAGATCGCCCGCTGCCTGGCGCAGAAGCCCGAGCTGATGATGATGGACGAGCCCTTCGGCGCGCTGGATGCGCTCACGCGCCAGAGCCTGCAGGACGAGCTCGCGCGGCTGGTGCGCGACGACGGGCTCACGGTGCTGTTCGTCACGCACGACCTGGAGGAAGCGATCTACCTCGGCGACCGCGTGATTGCGCTGCAGGCGAATCCGGGGCCCGGGCGACCGAGCCTGGCGCGCATGATCGAGGTGAAGATCCCGCGTCCGCGCGACCAGCTCACGACCAAGGAGCATCCGGAGTATCTGCGGCTGCGGCGAGAACTCTTTGCCTTCATCGAGCAGAGCCATGATTAG
- a CDS encoding ABC transporter substrate-binding protein, with protein sequence MMKRRTLLSALAAASAAAAALPARAQAPHPKIVFGYTAVSDFASVFVAAEEGYFKKRSLEVELKFIPLNSTIPAALQSDSLQIGGPTPSVFLQAVDGGLDLVLVAGGGLTSKTITGFGLVARAGSGIKNAQDCVGKKIGVPGLGAFLHVTFRAWLKDSGVDYRKVNFVEAAFPQHADLLRGGSVDAVVSADPFMSRITESGAGYVASYYSTFLPENNQTIVHAAKREWVQKNPAAARAFRESLVEAAAFMQQPKNDAKVRAAIGKYIKLPPEVLAKIQISPPGPAVSEKQLGYWVGLMTEQDMLKTRVDVAKLIAP encoded by the coding sequence ATGATGAAACGACGCACCCTGCTGTCGGCGCTGGCCGCCGCATCGGCTGCTGCCGCCGCACTGCCCGCGCGCGCGCAGGCGCCGCATCCGAAGATCGTGTTCGGCTACACGGCCGTCTCGGACTTTGCCTCGGTCTTCGTGGCGGCCGAGGAGGGCTATTTCAAGAAGCGCAGCCTGGAGGTGGAGCTCAAGTTCATTCCGCTCAACTCGACCATTCCCGCGGCGCTGCAGTCCGATTCGCTGCAGATCGGCGGGCCCACGCCCTCGGTGTTCCTGCAGGCGGTGGACGGCGGGCTCGACCTGGTGCTGGTGGCCGGCGGCGGGCTCACCTCGAAGACCATCACCGGCTTCGGCCTGGTGGCGCGCGCGGGCTCGGGCATCAAGAACGCGCAGGACTGCGTGGGCAAGAAGATCGGCGTGCCGGGCCTGGGCGCCTTCCTGCACGTGACCTTCCGCGCCTGGCTCAAGGACAGCGGCGTGGACTACCGCAAGGTCAACTTCGTCGAGGCCGCGTTCCCGCAGCATGCCGATCTGCTGCGCGGCGGCTCGGTCGATGCGGTGGTGTCGGCCGACCCGTTCATGAGCCGCATCACCGAGAGCGGCGCGGGCTACGTGGCCTCGTACTACTCGACCTTCCTGCCCGAGAACAACCAGACCATCGTGCACGCGGCCAAGCGCGAGTGGGTGCAGAAGAACCCGGCCGCGGCGCGCGCGTTCCGCGAGTCGCTGGTCGAGGCCGCGGCCTTCATGCAGCAGCCGAAGAACGACGCGAAGGTGCGCGCCGCGATCGGCAAGTACATCAAGCTGCCGCCCGAGGTGCTCGCGAAGATCCAGATCTCGCCGCCCGGCCCCGCGGTGAGCGAGAAGCAGCTCGGCTACTGGGTGGGACTGATGACGGAGCAGGACATGCTCAAGACGCGCGTCGACGTCGCGAAGCTGATCGCGCCGTGA
- a CDS encoding TetR/AcrR family transcriptional regulator, with protein sequence MNASVPASRRSSRRTAPAAASTTEAVRPDRRQAILLAAEKLFAQHGYHAVTIRQIAEEAGVPLALVGYYFGPKHELFHAIFEHWSHSIEERLAGLAAVDNDPDDARTLPRIIEAFTAPVLALRASAEGEYYALLVARELYHATEEADRVLRGYFDPLAEAYIDALHIALPHATRGQAAWGYQFALGALLHHLNDSRIERLSRGENRRSDPAVAPMLVNFIVGGLRAALPKPRTPQKKTTSRRQKT encoded by the coding sequence ATGAATGCCAGTGTTCCCGCGAGCCGGCGCAGCAGCCGCCGCACGGCACCCGCCGCCGCCAGCACCACCGAAGCGGTCCGGCCCGACCGGCGGCAGGCGATCCTGCTGGCGGCCGAGAAGCTCTTCGCGCAGCACGGCTACCACGCGGTCACGATCCGCCAGATCGCCGAGGAGGCCGGCGTGCCGCTCGCGCTCGTGGGCTACTACTTCGGGCCCAAGCACGAGCTCTTCCATGCGATCTTCGAACACTGGAGCCACAGCATCGAGGAGCGGCTCGCGGGCCTTGCGGCGGTCGACAACGATCCGGACGATGCGCGCACCCTGCCGCGCATCATCGAGGCCTTCACCGCGCCGGTGCTGGCGCTGCGCGCGAGCGCCGAGGGCGAGTACTACGCGCTCCTGGTGGCGCGCGAGCTCTACCACGCGACGGAAGAGGCCGACCGCGTGCTGCGCGGCTACTTCGATCCGCTCGCCGAGGCCTACATCGACGCGCTGCACATCGCGCTGCCGCATGCCACGCGCGGCCAGGCCGCCTGGGGCTACCAGTTCGCGCTCGGCGCGCTGCTGCACCACCTGAACGACAGCCGCATCGAAAGGCTCTCGCGCGGCGAGAACCGGCGCAGCGACCCGGCCGTGGCGCCGATGCTCGTGAACTTCATCGTGGGCGGGCTGCGCGCGGCGCTGCCGAAGCCCCGGACCCCGCAGAAGAAAACCACCTCCAGGAGACAGAAGACATGA
- a CDS encoding acetoacetate--CoA ligase → MPAPNIPQIRLYQDWLRDNRGLSFDSYDALWRWSVTELDAFWQSIWDYMGMRSPTPHTAVLAEARMPGAKWFPGAQVNYVREVLRHAEAAHAAGMPAIVSDDELGRVREMSWPELRRQVASVALELRALGVQRGDRVAAYMPNVPETMVAFLACSSIGAVWSVCAPDMGTAAVVDRFRQIEPKLLIAADGVHYGGKPIDRSAVVQGLRDALPSVQKLLLLRTPHAARRLDAEADWLGAIARDDAAVAAFEPEWLPFDHPIWIVYSSGTTGLPKPIVHGQGGIILTMYACGLHNDVGASYGANNFGERFHWYSSTGWVMWNCQMAGLAFGATIVIYDGHPAGSKEKPDWAVLWRFAAKHRITFFGAGAAYFTNCMKAGVVAADCGDLSRVRALGSTGSPLSEEVQRWGSQQILDAGAPEVWWCNISGGTDFCGAFIGGNRELPEVPGQMQCRELGHAVEAWNEAGESVIGEVGELVCTQPIPSMPLCFWGDEGNARYLSSYFDTYPGVWRHGDWIRIGADGGCVIYGRSDATINRQGLRMGTSEIYSAVEALPEVLDAMVVDLEYLGRESYMPLFVVLRPGVTLDAAMRAKIDGAIKTSLSPRFLPNDVFQVAEIPRTLSGKKQELPIKKLLLGQPVEKVVNREAMANPASLDWFVAFAAQRASA, encoded by the coding sequence ATGCCCGCCCCCAACATTCCCCAGATCCGCCTCTACCAGGACTGGCTGCGCGACAACCGCGGCCTGTCGTTCGACAGCTACGACGCGCTCTGGCGCTGGTCCGTCACCGAGCTCGATGCGTTCTGGCAGAGCATCTGGGACTACATGGGCATGCGCTCGCCCACGCCGCACACCGCGGTGCTGGCCGAGGCGCGCATGCCGGGCGCGAAGTGGTTCCCGGGCGCGCAGGTCAACTACGTGCGCGAGGTGCTGCGCCATGCCGAGGCCGCGCATGCGGCGGGCATGCCGGCGATCGTGAGCGACGACGAGCTCGGCCGGGTGCGCGAGATGTCGTGGCCCGAGCTGCGCCGCCAGGTCGCTTCGGTGGCGCTCGAGCTGCGGGCGCTCGGCGTGCAGCGCGGCGACCGCGTGGCCGCCTACATGCCCAACGTGCCCGAGACCATGGTGGCCTTCCTCGCCTGTTCCAGCATCGGCGCGGTGTGGAGCGTGTGCGCGCCCGACATGGGCACGGCCGCGGTGGTCGACCGCTTCCGCCAGATCGAGCCGAAGCTGCTGATCGCCGCGGACGGCGTGCACTACGGCGGCAAGCCGATCGACCGCAGCGCGGTGGTGCAGGGGCTGCGCGATGCGCTGCCGAGCGTGCAGAAGCTGCTGCTGCTGCGCACGCCGCATGCGGCGCGCAGGCTCGATGCCGAGGCCGACTGGCTCGGGGCCATCGCGCGCGACGACGCCGCGGTCGCGGCCTTCGAACCCGAATGGCTGCCCTTCGACCATCCGATCTGGATCGTCTATTCGAGCGGCACCACCGGCCTGCCCAAGCCCATCGTGCACGGGCAGGGCGGCATCATCCTCACGATGTACGCCTGCGGGCTGCACAACGACGTCGGCGCGAGCTACGGCGCCAACAACTTCGGCGAGCGCTTCCACTGGTACAGCTCCACCGGCTGGGTCATGTGGAACTGCCAGATGGCGGGCCTGGCCTTCGGCGCGACCATCGTCATCTACGACGGCCATCCCGCGGGCAGCAAGGAGAAGCCCGACTGGGCCGTGCTCTGGCGCTTCGCCGCGAAGCACCGCATCACCTTCTTCGGCGCGGGCGCGGCCTACTTCACCAACTGCATGAAGGCCGGCGTGGTGGCTGCCGACTGCGGCGATCTCTCGCGCGTGCGCGCGCTCGGCAGCACCGGCTCGCCGCTCTCGGAGGAGGTGCAGCGCTGGGGCTCGCAGCAGATCCTCGATGCGGGCGCGCCGGAGGTCTGGTGGTGCAACATCTCGGGCGGCACCGACTTCTGCGGCGCCTTCATCGGCGGCAACCGCGAGCTGCCCGAAGTGCCCGGCCAGATGCAGTGCCGCGAACTCGGCCACGCGGTCGAAGCCTGGAACGAGGCGGGCGAGTCCGTCATCGGCGAGGTCGGCGAGCTGGTCTGCACGCAGCCCATTCCCTCGATGCCGCTCTGCTTCTGGGGCGACGAAGGCAACGCACGCTACCTGTCGAGCTACTTCGATACCTATCCCGGCGTGTGGCGCCACGGCGACTGGATCCGGATCGGCGCGGATGGCGGCTGCGTCATCTACGGCCGCAGCGACGCCACCATCAACCGCCAGGGCCTGCGCATGGGCACGAGCGAGATCTACAGCGCCGTCGAGGCGCTGCCCGAAGTGCTCGATGCGATGGTGGTCGACCTCGAATACCTCGGCCGCGAGAGCTACATGCCGCTCTTCGTCGTGCTGCGCCCCGGCGTGACGCTCGACGCCGCGATGCGCGCGAAGATCGACGGCGCGATCAAGACCTCGCTCTCGCCGCGCTTCTTGCCCAACGACGTGTTCCAGGTCGCCGAGATACCGCGCACGCTTTCGGGCAAGAAGCAGGAGCTGCCGATCAAGAAGCTGCTGCTCGGCCAGCCGGTCGAGAAGGTGGTGAACCGCGAGGCCATGGCCAACCCGGCTTCGCTCGACTGGTTCGTGGCCTTCGCGGCGCAGCGCGCGTCCGCCTGA